In a genomic window of Nostoc sp. UHCC 0870:
- a CDS encoding GNAT family N-acetyltransferase: protein MKINRNLCDKCYTYSKNWTNQLVEEWRSQLQSLLAKADNFNATLETMNPKEISLRPAKETDAWVLSAIHIAAIKALPTTFYTRKELLAWRNYLDKPDGSNILRHLKLETIRVAIEDEMITGFASFILNELISLYVHPHYQGQGIGRALVEHFCGEASQQGFDSVTTTASLYAEGFYLRLGFIAIQRVPHHLGRGLVVPVTEMCKEWEVGS, encoded by the coding sequence ATGAAGATTAACAGAAATTTATGTGATAAATGTTATACTTACAGCAAAAATTGGACAAATCAGCTTGTTGAGGAGTGGCGATCGCAATTACAATCTCTCTTAGCTAAGGCAGACAATTTTAATGCCACCCTAGAAACAATGAATCCCAAGGAAATATCCCTGCGACCTGCAAAGGAAACAGACGCATGGGTACTAAGTGCTATCCATATTGCTGCTATTAAAGCCCTGCCTACAACTTTTTATACTCGTAAAGAACTTTTAGCTTGGCGTAATTACCTCGATAAGCCAGATGGCTCTAATATCTTAAGGCATCTGAAATTAGAGACTATCAGAGTAGCCATTGAAGATGAGATGATCACAGGATTCGCCAGTTTTATTTTGAATGAATTAATTAGTTTATATGTCCATCCTCATTATCAAGGACAGGGAATTGGGCGGGCTTTAGTAGAACATTTTTGTGGCGAAGCATCTCAGCAGGGTTTTGATAGCGTCACCACAACTGCTAGCCTTTATGCTGAAGGTTTTTATTTGCGCTTGGGATTTATTGCTATTCAAAGAGTACCTCATCACTTAGGACGTGGGTTAGTAGTTCCTGTCACCGAGATGTGTAAGGAGTGGGAAGTGGGGAGTTGA
- a CDS encoding GNAT family N-acetyltransferase: protein MTPQFKYTKAQQEDIQQLRPILEQCFIMSAGDSEIYANLVGLDNFRVIYRDQKVAGGLVIYSMGQWWSGQRVPMAGIAAVGIAPEYRGDGAAIALIQNALQEIHAQDIPISVLYPATQRLYRKAGYEQAGSYCTWEIPTQSIQIREQSLPVQPVDPKDYDLFHSLHQQQGKLTHGYLDRHPALWQGLIHTEAQETLYTYLIGDKDEPQGYIIFTQERSKDGSILQVKDWVILSPDAAVTFWSFLANHRSQIDKVRWKSSITDSLTLLLPEQTAKICQSDRWMLRIVDVCKALATRGYPPGVEAELHLDIQDNLLSANQGKFILSVANGRGEVTKGGKGEFKLDIQGLAPLYSSLFTPYQLQLAGKLDATATALTTATQMFAGVSPWMMDFF from the coding sequence TTGACACCTCAATTTAAATACACCAAAGCCCAGCAAGAGGATATTCAACAACTAAGACCTATCCTCGAACAATGTTTTATCATGTCGGCTGGTGACAGTGAAATTTATGCCAATCTTGTTGGTTTAGATAATTTTCGTGTTATCTATCGAGATCAAAAAGTTGCTGGTGGCTTGGTAATTTACTCGATGGGTCAATGGTGGAGTGGTCAGCGTGTACCTATGGCGGGAATTGCGGCTGTGGGTATTGCTCCAGAATACCGTGGCGATGGAGCTGCGATCGCTCTAATCCAAAATGCTCTCCAGGAAATCCACGCCCAGGATATACCAATTTCAGTCCTCTATCCAGCTACACAACGCCTATACCGCAAAGCAGGCTATGAACAAGCTGGGAGTTACTGCACTTGGGAAATTCCTACACAAAGTATTCAAATACGTGAACAATCTTTACCTGTGCAACCTGTAGACCCGAAAGATTATGATCTATTTCATAGCCTACATCAGCAACAGGGAAAACTCACTCACGGCTATTTAGACCGACATCCAGCACTCTGGCAAGGATTAATTCACACAGAAGCTCAAGAAACTCTATATACTTACTTAATTGGTGATAAAGACGAACCCCAAGGTTACATCATCTTCACTCAAGAACGTAGCAAAGATGGTTCTATTCTGCAAGTTAAAGATTGGGTGATTCTTTCCCCTGATGCAGCAGTCACTTTCTGGTCATTTCTGGCTAATCATCGTTCCCAAATTGACAAAGTGCGCTGGAAGAGTTCAATTACTGATTCTCTGACATTACTTTTACCAGAGCAAACAGCTAAAATTTGCCAGAGCGATCGCTGGATGCTAAGAATAGTTGATGTATGCAAAGCCTTAGCCACCCGTGGTTATCCGCCAGGAGTGGAAGCAGAATTACATTTAGATATACAAGATAACTTACTCAGTGCCAACCAAGGTAAATTTATTTTATCTGTTGCCAATGGTCGAGGTGAAGTCACCAAAGGCGGTAAAGGCGAGTTCAAGCTAGATATTCAAGGATTAGCACCCTTATATTCCAGCCTATTTACACCCTATCAGTTGCAGCTAGCCGGAAAACTAGATGCAACAGCCACAGCACTCACCACCGCTACGCAAATGTTTGCCGGTGTCTCTCCCTGGATGATGGATTTCTTTTAA
- a CDS encoding ABC transporter permease — protein MLTGFLDAVFNGISIGSVLLIAALGLAIIFGLMGVINMAHGELIMFGAYTTFVVQNVCKQLGGFWFEIYIFLALIIAFIFTAFIGLILERGVIRYLYGRPLETLLATWGVSLIFQQFVRSVNWVIVIGLVLFSLLFFGGLWVLNSRTNLERIRNWVVVVIFLLSSGVTITTTNLLSQTYQLAVTQPWFGAQNVDVTAPSWLQTGISLGGVQLPFARLFIIALTVICVGGIYLFLQRSSWGLRIRAVTQNRSMSACLGIPTQKVDAITFALGSGLAGVAGCAISLLGSVGPNTGQNYIIDTFMVVVVGGVGNLAGTIVAALGIGTANFLIGSGTLALLFSPVKPLADFLTFFATTSMAKVMVFVLIIVFLQWKPGGMFPQKGRTVDV, from the coding sequence ATGTTAACAGGTTTTTTAGATGCTGTATTTAATGGTATTAGCATCGGTTCTGTATTATTAATTGCAGCCTTGGGATTAGCCATTATATTTGGCTTGATGGGTGTGATTAATATGGCGCATGGTGAATTGATAATGTTTGGGGCTTATACAACCTTTGTTGTGCAGAATGTCTGTAAACAATTGGGCGGGTTTTGGTTTGAAATTTATATATTTTTAGCGTTAATTATCGCTTTCATTTTCACCGCATTTATTGGATTAATTCTGGAAAGAGGTGTGATTCGTTACCTCTATGGGCGACCCCTAGAAACTCTGCTAGCAACTTGGGGAGTTAGTTTAATTTTTCAGCAGTTTGTTCGCAGTGTGAATTGGGTAATAGTAATTGGCTTGGTTTTGTTTTCTCTATTATTTTTTGGGGGTTTATGGGTTTTAAATTCCCGCACAAATTTAGAGAGGATTCGTAACTGGGTTGTAGTAGTGATTTTCTTGTTATCTTCAGGGGTGACAATCACTACAACTAACTTATTGAGTCAAACTTATCAGCTAGCAGTCACTCAACCTTGGTTCGGCGCACAAAATGTAGACGTAACCGCGCCTAGTTGGTTACAAACTGGCATATCTTTAGGTGGTGTGCAATTACCATTTGCTAGGTTATTTATTATTGCTTTGACAGTAATTTGTGTGGGAGGAATTTATCTATTCTTACAGCGTTCTAGCTGGGGATTAAGAATTAGGGCGGTGACTCAAAACCGCAGTATGAGTGCTTGTTTAGGTATCCCCACTCAAAAAGTTGATGCGATTACTTTTGCTTTGGGTTCTGGTTTAGCTGGGGTGGCTGGGTGTGCGATTAGTTTACTCGGTTCTGTGGGGCCAAATACTGGACAAAACTATATTATCGACACATTTATGGTTGTGGTTGTCGGTGGGGTGGGTAACTTAGCCGGTACTATTGTAGCTGCTTTGGGAATTGGCACTGCTAACTTTTTAATTGGTTCGGGGACTTTGGCTTTGTTGTTCTCTCCTGTGAAGCCTTTAGCAGATTTCTTGACGTTTTTTGCTACTACAAGTATGGCGAAGGTGATGGTATTTGTGCTGATTATTGTATTTTTACAGTGGAAGCCTGGGGGGATGTTTCCGCAAAAGGGTCGGACTGTTGATGTTTAA
- the urtA gene encoding urea ABC transporter substrate-binding protein — MSRQFNRRRFLIYSSATIGSSILLKACANNTPTATDTPATTGGTSPVAAASGNTIKIGILHSLSGTMAISEKSVVDAEKLAIKEINAAGGVLGKQIEAIVEDGASNWDTFREKATKLIDQDKVAVVFGCWTSASRKNVKPVFESKDHMLWYPVQYEGQECSKNIFYTGAAPNQQIEPSVDWLLKNKGKEFFLVGSDYVFPRTANTIIKSQLEALGGKTVGEDYLPLGNTEVTPIISKIKQALPNGGVIYNTLNGDSNVAFFKQLKGAGLTPDKYPSMSVSIAEEEVKAIGVEYLKGHYAAWNYFQTVDTPANKKFVEAFKKEYGAERVTNDPMEAAYIAVYLWKQSVEKAGSPDLAKVRAAAYGQTIDAPEGKVTVNTNHHISKIVRIGEVRDDGLFDIIYATPAPVEPVPWNQFVKETKGFACDWSDPAKGEKYKKA, encoded by the coding sequence ATGAGTAGACAATTTAACCGACGTAGGTTTTTAATTTACAGTTCTGCAACTATTGGTAGCAGCATTCTGCTGAAAGCTTGCGCCAATAACACCCCAACCGCTACGGACACTCCAGCTACAACTGGAGGTACTTCTCCTGTCGCTGCGGCTAGTGGTAATACCATCAAAATAGGGATTCTGCACTCCCTCAGTGGCACAATGGCTATTAGTGAAAAAAGCGTTGTCGATGCTGAGAAATTAGCCATCAAAGAAATTAACGCGGCTGGTGGTGTTTTAGGTAAGCAAATTGAAGCCATTGTTGAAGATGGTGCTTCTAACTGGGATACTTTTAGGGAAAAAGCCACTAAGCTAATTGATCAAGATAAAGTAGCTGTAGTGTTTGGTTGTTGGACTTCAGCTAGCCGTAAAAATGTCAAGCCAGTCTTTGAAAGCAAAGACCATATGCTGTGGTATCCCGTACAGTATGAAGGTCAAGAATGTTCTAAAAACATTTTTTACACAGGTGCAGCACCAAATCAACAAATTGAACCTTCTGTTGATTGGTTGTTAAAAAATAAAGGCAAAGAATTCTTTTTAGTAGGCTCAGATTACGTTTTCCCTCGTACTGCTAATACTATTATTAAATCTCAATTAGAAGCTTTAGGTGGAAAAACAGTTGGTGAAGATTATTTACCATTAGGTAACACAGAAGTTACACCAATTATCAGCAAAATTAAGCAAGCTTTGCCTAACGGCGGGGTAATTTATAACACCTTGAATGGTGATAGTAATGTAGCTTTCTTTAAACAGTTGAAGGGTGCAGGCTTAACACCAGACAAATATCCTTCTATGTCTGTCAGTATTGCGGAAGAAGAAGTTAAAGCAATTGGGGTTGAGTATCTCAAAGGTCATTATGCTGCTTGGAATTATTTCCAAACAGTGGACACTCCTGCTAATAAGAAATTTGTCGAAGCTTTTAAAAAAGAATATGGTGCAGAACGGGTAACAAATGACCCAATGGAAGCTGCATATATTGCCGTTTATTTGTGGAAGCAATCAGTAGAAAAAGCGGGTAGTCCTGATTTAGCTAAAGTGCGGGCGGCGGCTTATGGTCAAACTATAGATGCACCTGAAGGTAAAGTGACAGTCAATACTAATCACCACATATCTAAAATTGTGCGGATTGGTGAAGTTAGAGATGATGGTTTGTTTGATATTATCTATGCTACACCTGCACCAGTTGAACCAGTTCCTTGGAATCAATTTGTGAAAGAAACTAAGGGATTTGCTTGTGATTGGTCAGACCCAGCGAAGGGCGAAAAATATAAAAAGGCCTAA
- a CDS encoding TetR/AcrR family transcriptional regulator, whose protein sequence is MIKTVRSSTLTRTRLIEAASQVFAGLGVQGATTREIARVAGVNEVTLFRHFASKEQLLKAVIENALALQTEALANPEAWTQDLSTDLKNYAQLYNTMLEAQEDLIRTFIGEAKRHPEAAKQVIEEAAKPLGEKLVAYLQSCQKRGTVRPEINLVAAVDMFRGMLLAGMLCREVKLQPHSYSSEEYIETCVDVFVKGIRVGC, encoded by the coding sequence ATGATTAAAACTGTCCGTTCTTCTACTCTGACCCGCACACGTTTGATAGAGGCTGCTTCACAAGTATTCGCTGGCTTGGGTGTTCAAGGCGCAACTACCCGTGAAATAGCTCGTGTAGCTGGTGTGAATGAAGTAACATTATTTCGTCACTTTGCGAGTAAAGAGCAACTGTTAAAAGCAGTAATTGAAAATGCTCTAGCACTGCAAACCGAAGCCCTTGCTAACCCGGAAGCATGGACACAGGATTTAAGCACTGATTTAAAAAATTATGCCCAGTTGTATAACACCATGCTAGAGGCGCAAGAAGATTTAATTCGTACCTTTATTGGGGAAGCCAAACGCCATCCAGAAGCAGCCAAGCAAGTGATAGAAGAAGCCGCCAAGCCTTTGGGTGAAAAACTGGTAGCTTACTTGCAATCATGTCAAAAACGTGGAACTGTCAGACCTGAGATTAATCTAGTCGCAGCCGTTGATATGTTTAGGGGAATGCTTTTAGCTGGAATGCTGTGTCGAGAAGTTAAACTCCAGCCCCATAGCTACAGCAGTGAAGAATATATTGAAACCTGTGTAGATGTTTTTGTGAAGGGGATACGGGTAGGGTGTTGA
- a CDS encoding DMT family transporter has translation MHYSSGRWRLGLALSLLTVSLWGVLPIALKVVLQTLDVYTVIWFRFLVSFVLLATYLGMRGQLPQLGKLSANGWKLLAIATLMLAGNYFFFMHGLALTSAANTEVIIQLATVLLGFGGLVIFQERYNLQQWMGVSVLTLGYVLFFRAQFTNLITSTSTYIFGSSLVVLGAVVWAIYALAQKQLLQSLSSAQIMLMIYGGCVVLFTPLAKVETIITLSNFHLVTLFFCGLNTLIAYGAFAESLEHWEASRVSAVLALAPIFTLISVEVTSLIAPNLIPPERLTILGVFGAFLVVAGSIAIALKKNRGQGTGDR, from the coding sequence ATGCACTATAGTTCTGGTCGCTGGCGTTTGGGGCTAGCGTTATCTTTATTGACTGTTTCTTTATGGGGTGTACTACCGATCGCACTCAAGGTTGTACTGCAAACTTTGGACGTTTACACCGTGATTTGGTTTCGCTTTTTGGTGTCCTTTGTTTTGCTGGCTACGTATTTGGGGATGCGCGGTCAATTACCGCAGTTAGGAAAATTGAGTGCTAATGGTTGGAAATTGTTAGCGATCGCTACCCTCATGTTAGCGGGTAATTACTTTTTCTTTATGCACGGTTTAGCGTTAACATCTGCCGCTAATACTGAAGTGATTATTCAATTAGCTACTGTATTGTTAGGTTTTGGTGGTTTAGTCATCTTTCAAGAACGCTACAATTTGCAGCAATGGATGGGTGTAAGTGTCTTAACTTTAGGGTATGTTTTATTTTTTCGCGCCCAATTCACTAATTTAATTACTTCCACTAGTACCTATATTTTCGGTAGTTCTTTGGTAGTGTTAGGTGCGGTAGTTTGGGCAATCTATGCTTTAGCCCAAAAGCAATTATTACAATCTCTATCTTCTGCCCAAATTATGTTAATGATTTATGGCGGATGTGTTGTATTATTTACTCCCTTGGCTAAGGTAGAAACCATTATTACACTCAGTAATTTTCATTTAGTAACCTTATTTTTTTGTGGTCTAAATACGCTCATTGCCTATGGTGCTTTTGCGGAATCCTTAGAACATTGGGAAGCATCAAGAGTAAGTGCTGTATTAGCTCTAGCACCGATTTTTACTTTAATTTCTGTAGAAGTTACTTCACTAATTGCACCTAATTTAATACCTCCAGAACGGCTGACAATTTTAGGTGTATTCGGTGCATTTTTAGTAGTAGCTGGTTCAATAGCGATCGCATTGAAGAAAAATAGGGGACAGGGGACAGGTGACAGGTGA
- the hisC gene encoding histidinol-phosphate transaminase: MSNYFRANVNAMASYIPGEQPPRGTQIIKLNSNENPYPPSPAALEALRTIDGESLRRYPEPFGGQFRQAVSQVLGVPSDWVIVGNGSDEVLSIVIRACAEPGRKVVYPMPTYVLYRTLTEMQAAEILEIPYAENYSLPVAELIAANGAVTFIASPNSPSGHIVSKDDLRKLASSLSGVLVIDEAYADFADENALDLVQEYENVMVIRTLSKGYSLAGLRLGFGIANPKLLPGLFKVKDSYNIDAIACAVGTAAITDQAYKNACIAKIKASRHKLTQDLKQLGFRVWDSQTNFLLVQPPQNNAEYLYQKLKAQKILIRYFPQPGLDDKLRITVGTDEQNQILVTALSKEGL; this comes from the coding sequence ATGTCCAACTACTTCCGCGCCAACGTTAACGCAATGGCTAGCTACATTCCTGGGGAACAGCCCCCACGGGGTACACAAATCATTAAACTTAACAGTAACGAAAACCCCTATCCCCCCTCACCAGCAGCATTAGAAGCACTGCGAACTATTGATGGTGAATCGTTACGGCGATATCCAGAACCCTTTGGCGGACAATTTCGCCAAGCTGTCAGTCAAGTTTTAGGAGTTCCCAGTGATTGGGTAATTGTCGGTAATGGTAGCGATGAAGTTTTGAGTATCGTCATTCGCGCCTGTGCTGAACCTGGACGCAAGGTAGTTTATCCCATGCCGACCTATGTGTTATATCGCACATTAACTGAGATGCAGGCGGCGGAAATTCTGGAGATTCCTTATGCAGAAAACTACAGTTTACCCGTTGCAGAATTAATTGCCGCAAATGGGGCTGTAACATTTATTGCCTCACCAAATAGTCCTTCTGGTCATATTGTCTCGAAAGATGACTTACGAAAACTAGCGAGTAGTTTGTCTGGGGTATTGGTAATTGATGAAGCATATGCAGACTTCGCTGATGAGAATGCGTTGGATTTGGTGCAGGAATACGAAAATGTGATGGTGATTAGAACCCTATCTAAAGGTTATTCCTTAGCGGGATTACGCTTAGGCTTTGGCATTGCCAATCCCAAATTATTGCCAGGATTGTTTAAAGTCAAGGATAGTTATAACATTGATGCGATCGCCTGTGCAGTTGGTACTGCTGCTATCACTGACCAAGCTTATAAAAATGCCTGCATCGCCAAAATTAAAGCCTCACGCCACAAGTTAACGCAAGACTTAAAGCAATTAGGCTTTCGCGTGTGGGATTCTCAAACCAACTTCTTATTAGTCCAACCACCTCAAAATAACGCCGAATATCTCTACCAAAAACTCAAAGCACAAAAAATTCTCATCCGCTATTTCCCACAGCCAGGACTAGATGATAAACTACGCATCACCGTTGGCACTGATGAGCAAAATCAAATCTTAGTTACAGCATTATCTAAGGAAGGTTTGTAG
- the urtE gene encoding urea ABC transporter ATP-binding subunit UrtE — MLNISNLNVYYGESHILRNVDLTVPNGQMVCLIGRNGVGKTTLLKSIIGLLKPRSGTINLAGNLINSKSPDQRAKLGIGYVPQGREIIPRLTVKENLLLGLEARQKQVKKVEIPEEIFSLFPVLKTMLSRMGGDLSGGQQQQLAIARALMGQPQLLVLDEPTEGIQPSIILEIEAAVRRIIETTGISVLLVEQHLHFVRQADYYYAMQKGAIVASGSTEELSQDVIQRFLAV; from the coding sequence ATGCTAAACATATCTAACCTTAACGTTTACTACGGTGAAAGCCATATTCTCCGCAACGTAGATTTAACTGTACCAAATGGGCAAATGGTATGCCTAATTGGACGTAATGGTGTAGGTAAAACAACCCTACTCAAATCCATTATTGGATTACTCAAACCTCGCAGTGGTACTATTAACTTAGCCGGGAATTTAATCAACTCCAAATCACCAGACCAAAGGGCAAAGCTGGGGATTGGTTATGTTCCCCAAGGACGAGAAATTATTCCGCGTTTAACAGTTAAAGAGAATCTCCTATTGGGATTAGAAGCTAGACAGAAACAGGTTAAAAAAGTCGAAATTCCCGAAGAGATTTTTAGCTTATTTCCGGTGTTAAAAACCATGTTGTCGCGGATGGGTGGTGATTTAAGTGGTGGACAACAACAACAACTAGCGATCGCGCGTGCTTTAATGGGACAGCCTCAACTACTCGTCTTAGATGAACCCACTGAAGGGATTCAACCCTCCATCATCCTCGAAATTGAAGCAGCCGTCCGTCGCATCATCGAAACCACAGGCATTTCTGTCTTACTAGTAGAACAACACTTACACTTTGTCCGCCAAGCCGATTATTACTACGCCATGCAAAAAGGTGCTATTGTAGCCTCTGGTTCAACCGAAGAACTAAGTCAAGACGTAATTCAAAGGTTTTTAGCGGTATAG
- the urtD gene encoding urea ABC transporter ATP-binding protein UrtD, with product MNGKILETENVTVSFDGFKAINQLNFSMDVGELRVVIGPNGAGKTTFLDVITGKVQPTIGRVLFKGKNLRSLPEHQIARRGIGRKFQTPRVYLNLTPRENLEITSNRNKSVFSTLLGRSHSTEKNSIKGLLETIGLTPKADIPAALLSHGEKQRLEIGMLVGQSPDLLLVDEPVAGLTDEETYNIGELLLTLAQSHSILVIEHDMEFVRQIAKKVTVLHEGSVLCEGNFEEVQNDPRVIEVYLGQQ from the coding sequence ATGAACGGCAAAATCTTGGAAACTGAAAACGTTACGGTGAGTTTTGACGGTTTTAAAGCCATCAACCAACTAAATTTTAGTATGGATGTGGGTGAATTGCGAGTAGTAATTGGCCCTAATGGTGCGGGTAAAACCACATTTCTGGATGTAATTACAGGTAAAGTCCAACCAACTATAGGACGAGTTTTATTTAAAGGAAAAAACCTGCGTTCTCTACCTGAACATCAAATTGCACGGCGGGGGATTGGGCGTAAATTCCAAACACCTAGAGTTTATCTCAACCTAACCCCACGGGAAAATTTAGAAATTACCAGCAACCGCAATAAAAGTGTTTTTTCTACATTGTTGGGGCGTTCTCATTCTACTGAAAAAAATAGTATTAAAGGTTTATTAGAAACCATTGGTTTAACTCCTAAAGCAGACATCCCCGCCGCGTTATTATCTCATGGAGAAAAGCAACGTTTAGAAATTGGGATGTTAGTAGGACAGTCCCCAGATTTATTACTTGTTGATGAACCAGTCGCAGGTTTAACTGATGAAGAAACCTATAATATTGGCGAACTACTTTTAACATTAGCGCAGAGTCATTCAATTTTAGTCATTGAACATGATATGGAATTTGTCCGCCAAATCGCCAAAAAGGTCACAGTTTTACATGAAGGTTCGGTACTCTGCGAAGGTAATTTTGAAGAAGTCCAAAATGACCCCCGTGTGATTGAAGTTTATCTAGGACAGCAGTGA
- the urtC gene encoding urea ABC transporter permease subunit UrtC — MKKGGRLILIEVGVVVAIALILILIMPLVLSEFRLNLLGRFLSLAIVALGIDLIWGYTGLLSLGHGIFFGLGGYAIAMYLKLQIPEGELPDFMGLYGVTELPWFWRPFYSFPITVAAVVIVPGLLAGLLGYLVFRNRIKGVYFSILTQAAIIVFFNFFNGQQQFFNGTNGLIDFKTLFGANVNTPQTKFIFYILTVFFLAATYGICRWLTSGRFGRLLIAIRDDESRVRFSGYDPTDFKTLVFAVSGAIAGIAGAFYTLQSGSVSPRAMDIAFSIEMVIWVAVGGRATLIGAIVGTLLVNYARTFLSEQFAEIWLFFQGALFLIVVTVLPDGLVGWLRSQNIALFKRPQQISTYPSLEEDPEVQHERQNLGN; from the coding sequence ATGAAGAAGGGAGGACGGTTAATATTAATTGAGGTTGGGGTGGTGGTAGCGATCGCACTTATCCTAATTTTAATTATGCCATTGGTGCTGTCAGAGTTTCGCTTGAATTTGTTGGGGCGATTTTTGTCACTGGCGATCGTGGCGTTGGGGATTGACTTGATTTGGGGTTATACTGGGTTACTCAGTTTGGGACATGGTATATTCTTTGGTCTGGGTGGATATGCGATCGCAATGTACCTGAAGCTGCAAATCCCAGAGGGTGAGTTACCTGATTTCATGGGGTTGTATGGTGTAACTGAACTTCCCTGGTTTTGGCGACCTTTTTATTCTTTTCCCATAACAGTAGCGGCTGTGGTGATAGTTCCAGGCTTGCTGGCGGGGTTGCTGGGATATTTAGTATTTCGCAATCGGATTAAGGGAGTTTATTTTTCAATTCTGACCCAAGCTGCAATTATTGTATTTTTTAACTTTTTTAACGGTCAACAACAATTTTTCAACGGGACAAATGGACTGATAGACTTCAAAACTCTGTTTGGTGCAAATGTCAATACTCCGCAAACAAAATTTATTTTCTATATCCTTACAGTATTTTTTCTCGCCGCTACCTACGGGATTTGTCGCTGGTTGACAAGTGGACGCTTTGGACGACTTCTAATAGCTATTCGAGACGATGAAAGCCGCGTAAGGTTCTCTGGCTATGACCCTACAGATTTTAAAACCTTAGTCTTTGCAGTTTCAGGTGCGATCGCAGGCATAGCAGGAGCATTTTACACCCTACAAAGTGGTTCTGTCTCACCCAGGGCAATGGATATTGCTTTTTCCATTGAAATGGTGATTTGGGTAGCTGTGGGCGGACGTGCTACATTAATCGGGGCAATAGTGGGGACTTTATTAGTTAATTATGCCCGTACTTTTTTAAGTGAACAATTTGCCGAAATCTGGCTATTTTTCCAAGGCGCATTATTTTTAATAGTCGTGACAGTCCTTCCTGACGGACTAGTCGGATGGTTGCGTAGTCAAAACATTGCCCTTTTCAAACGTCCTCAACAAATTTCTACATATCCCAGCTTAGAAGAAGACCCAGAAGTGCAACATGAACGGCAAAATCTTGGAAACTGA